A stretch of DNA from Carya illinoinensis cultivar Pawnee chromosome 12, C.illinoinensisPawnee_v1, whole genome shotgun sequence:
TGGCTGGATTTTAATTTGCAGCCCGAACAGACCGTTTTACGACGAACTTGCCAAAGGCCAGGAACCCAAGGtactaaacatatatatataattttatataggcTTGTTCGATCTATTAGCTAGGTTACTTAATTCCTACTATATATTCTCATAATTAAACCagcatatatatgaatatagtaTTTACCATTTACGCAGCAAACTCATGAAGGATCTATCTGAATTAATTTTCTGGTGTAGTTTCTGGTATTCGCATGTTCAGACTCCCGAGTGTCCCCCTCTATTATCTTGAACTTCAAGCCTGGGGAAGCCTTCGTGGTCCGCAACATTGCTAACTTGGTTCCTGTGTTTGATCAGGTTTCTCATTAATTTATATCCCTAGCTTCACTATCAATATCTccaatcatctctctctctctctctctctctctctctctctctctctctctctctctctctctctctctctctctctctctctctctctctctctctctctcatttatatCCTTTGTTTTTGCACAGCTAAAACACTCCGGAACTGGCGCTGCCATTGAATATGCGGTATCGGTTCTTAAGGTGAAATATCGTCCATTTATCCGAGTTTTCTCCTGTGTTTCTGCagattttccctttttcttttcacctTCTTTTTCTAGGAATATTTCAATATTGtcttacaagaaaataaattccaatATAGGTACCAAATATCCTTGTGATTGGGCATAGTCGATGCGGTGGGATAGAAAGGCTTATGTCCTATCCCGAGGATAATTCTGCTCCTTTGTAAGGCTTTCGATTCCCCCCCGGATTATTAATCATATTTGAAGTACTTTCTCGAGAAAATCAATCTAATGAATGTGGATAAAATTATAACCAACTTACTGAATACATCCATCCGATCGATTAATATGTGCAGTGATTTCATCGACGAGTGGGTCAAAATTGCTTTACCTGCCAAGAAGAAGGTCAAGGCAAATTGGGGCAATTGTTCATTTTACGAACAATGTAAACAGTGTGAAAAGGTTGGCTTATCTTCATCATgcttaattatttatatctaatcattactcaaAAAATCAATCAATTTTATCAACAACGTCAGCatgaaagaaatgttgattacaattgagtaatgctatatataattttagaatgtaTAAATTCCGTATGCTcatttggaataaaaaaaagtttggtccactaataaaaaataatttttttatatgagttcaagattatctactttttttgaagaaaatacgTGAGACTTGTATAGTACCCTAAGACTACAAATATCTTTTTCCATTTCAATTATACAGCTAAAAAACTCATGATCTTTCCTAATCCATGCACGTACGTTtcaattatatatgtgtataatTAATGCAGGAGGCAGTGAAGTTGTCCCTTACGAACTTAATGACATATCCATATGTCCGAGAGGCGATTGCAAACAATGCACTCAAGTTGATGGGTGTATACTATGATTTTGTTGATGGAAAATTAGAGGTTGTGCTGTTCGAGGGTACTGATCACTTTTCACCTCCCATCCCAGCTATCTGAGTGATCTCTAAGTTTTTAGTCATGTTGTCTCTTATTGGCAATATTATCCACAAAATAATTAAGCAAAGGCAGGACCCCTTTGCAAACTGCGcgcatgcattttgttttttgtaagcTTTAAGCTGATGATCTGGTTGTTTCAGACATGCTTTGTAAATTCCCATATTCTCCTACCATCCCCATATGAGTACTGATCTAAAGTTATAGTCTCAagcttttttaatttaatgtattCAGCACTGCTGCGTTTTGTGATCTTTTAATTTAAGGCAGAATAGTTCTCTTCAATATTGTCCCTAATAACacttcaataaatatatatatatatatatatatatatataatataaatatgattgtagaatataaatatgattgcaggaaataaatatgaatatgattgcagaaaataaataatggaaaatataaaaaaataagcaaatactgaatataaacaagtttattaaaataaacaagttttaACAAGATTACAGAAGAATATCTGGAAAGGTtagggatgaagaagaagagaaggaaggtgagggagaagagaggcTCTGGTCTTAGTAACTAGAGTCGAGGGAGAAGCTCTAAAAGAAGTTGTGCCTAATGTTGAGGCCAGGCATTCCTTTTATAGAGTAAGGAAGCACTGTATATAATCATTAGAGTAGAGATACAGTGAAAGTAAAAGTAAATGGTATTGTACACAATCATGAGTAGAGGTACAGTAAATATGTCACCCGTGATTGAACAGTGTATTCAATCCCGTGAATCAAGGCAGCTGGCTGTCAGCAGAATAATGATGGATCAGTCATCAGATAGTCTAGGAGTGTCTTCTGAATCATATCCAAATGTGTTACTGTAGGAGGCTTCAGATGAGGCTTCTGATTCTGCATCAGAACTGTCTTCCTTCAGTGATTGTTGGAGTAGGTGAATTAAATCCTTCTTTGTTAGTCCCCGTagaaatattctttttcttaGACTTGGAGGATTGAACAGACTTCTGGGAGGAGGAAATAGTTGCTTTCTTCTTTGAAGTGGTTGAACTGGTCGGTGCCTGGATTAATGGATATTCAGGCGCTGATCGGTCAATAGCAGGGAAATCTTCAGAGTTTTTCAGATTAAGAGTAGTCTGACCAAACTCTTTAGAAATAGTATTGATCATGTTTGCCATGTGAGGGAATCTGTCCCACCATTTAACAAAGGCAAACCTGTGTAGAATATCACCATTTTTCTCGTAGGACCATTTTAGGATCCATGGAGGTTTGAATCTTTTACTGAAATGAATGCAGTATGGAAATTTAGACTCATATGCATCCAACTTTGAAGAGATTGATTGAATAAAGGATTTGTAGGCCTGTTGGAGTTGCTCTGGGGAAAGTGTCAGGAATGAGTCCAAACTGGTGCCACCATTTATTGAACCACAGTGAAATTTTTCCTCTGAAATTCTTATCAAAGTTAAAAAACCACGAATGTGACATATCTGGTGTCTGGAAAAGTATGAACCTGAACCAGGCATCAATGTAGTCATAATAATTGTAAGTAATTTCTGAATCACGGAGTTTTTTAGAAGTAGAGGGGTGTGTACCCCAATCTTCTTCAGTAATGAATCTGAGAATATAAGCACTATGATAAATCAGTTTGGAATCAtctgttttatcataaatgggtttaatggttaaggaatcaGTGTGGATCAGAATACTGGAATAAAACTGGAGACTTTTGGCTGGATTATCTGGGATCCAATGGAAATTGGGGGGAAAATAGCAGGTAGCTATCTTATAGGGATCTGTATCTATAGATCGATTGGATTCAATGTAGAATAGGTTCCAAGAAtacatttttttgatgtattggGTTTTTGAAGCAAGGAGGAATAATTGAGTAGGCCTTGCTGTTGCTGAAGCAATAGGTTTGGCATATGGATCATATGGAGTTGAAACAGTTGAAGCAAAAGAGGCAGGTTGATATATACTACCCAAGGTAGTAAATCGGTTGGCAATTTCCACAGGAGGTGCCGGTTTGGTTGAAACAGGTGGTGGTGGGGCGGGgacaatttgttttcctttatcttGTTTTTTGCTCATGGTTACTGCAAGAATTTACGAGTAAGGAAATCAGGAATAGAATTATCAAAAACTTTAATATActcaacatcaaagtcaaaaacacttagaatagcttgccatctggcgaaaatatgtttagatgcaatgttttgaacatcttgttctaatacatatttagcactcatgcaatcaatgcgtaataggaattttttgtttaataaatcacTTTGGAATTTTGATATGCATAATACTATAGCAAGtatttctttcttaatagtGCTATAATTATGCTGTGCAGGGTTCCAGACTCCAGAATGGAAACGAACAATTTGCTCAGAAGAGTCTGGTGAAACTTTTTGTTTCAGAACGCCGCCATAACCTATGTCTGAGGCATCTGTTTCCACAATTTTGAAGGAATCAGGAGTATGAATACCAAGGCATGGAAGAGTTTTGACATATGCCTTGATCTGCTTAATAAGATTGGTATGGATATCTGTCCAAACAGGAGGATTAGTATGCAGACGATCAAACAAtggtttacactgttttctcatgtTTTGATAGAATTCAGCAACATAATTGAGGGAACCAAGGAatctttgtaattgatttttataagtGATGACATCAGaaaatttgtcagcaaattctATAGCCCGATTGATGGGTCTAATTTTGCTTTCTGAAATATCATAACCAAGGAAACGAATCTTGGTCTGGAACAAATtgattttctttgcagaaacaaCAAGACCATTTATTCTGATGATATCAAGAAACGTTTGTAAATGTTTCCAGTGTTCATCAATGGATTTGGAGAATATGAGGACATCATCAATGTAAACAATGGTAAAATGGGTGAAGGCATTGAAAATGTCATTCATGATATTTTGGAATTCACTAGGGGCATTTTTtaggccaaagggcatcacgTTCCACTCACAGTGACCAAGGGGAGTAGTGAATgcagttttgtatctatctGACTCACAGATCTGGATTTGTCAAAATCCTGACTTAAGGTCAAATTTGGAAAAGACTACTGCATCACTTAATCTCCGTATTAAGTTATTTTTGTTGGGGATGGGATACCTGATCCACTCTAAGATTTTGTTTAAAGGTTTGTAATTAATAACTAGACGAGGAGTACCTATTTctatttctgcatttttttggaCATAGAAAGCAGCACAAGACCATGGAGACTTACTAGGTCTAATAATGTTTTTAGCAAGTAAATAtttgatttcttgtttacagaattctaaAGTTTTACTATTCATCTGAATAGGGCGAGCTTTAGTGGGAAGGTTTTTCTCAGAGAAATCCTTAACATAAGGAAGGGAAACAACATGTTTTTTCCTATGCCAAAAAGCATTGGGGAGATCAGAACAAACATCAGAGATTAATCTTTGATTAAAATCAGCAATTTTTGATTAGAGCAAAGGATTAGACAAATGTTTAGAgatctttttgtatttgatttcctGTTGAAGGGAATTCAAATGCTGGGTTTTTGCCAAAAGCAAGGATTTCAAGCTTTTGTCAATGTCGATTTCGAATTTTGTAGCGAAAGTAAATTTCACTTTTTGTCCAAAAGGATCAGTAGTGATACCATCTTTGTCAGAAATAAAAGGATATAAAGCAGAGATAAAAGGGATTCCTAATATGACTTTATCAGACATATTTCAGACTAAAACAGAAGGAATTTTGAAGCAAACATTATCttggcaaacatgagcattgCTTAACTCATAATTGATCTTCATCTTAGATCCATTTGCCGCAGATAGCTTTTCAgtagatttttcataatatctACTAGGAACTAATCCTTCTTGGATACAATTCATATCCGATCTGGAATCAATTATAGCAATAACAGAGAATTTGAAATCATGAGCAATGATAATGTTAACGCGTGAaaaccatttggggggaatggaaTGGTGAATTAAAGCAATCTGATTTTCTGAAGATTTCTCTTCAGTTTTCTCAGAACTAGAAGGCTGCTCATCATCAGAAGGGATGCTATGATCAAAAtgtttatcaattttaacaCATAAAAGCTCTTGCTGTAAAGcagagtttgaatctttgagttTATTGACCTCAGTCTTGAGTTCAataatctctttttttattagatttacttcattttgtaaatcttggGTGGAAACTTCTTTAGGTTTTTTCTTCTGAAACCTTTTtaaagtttcttgaaaattgATCCTTTGTTTAGGAGGCTCTGACTCAAGATGAGTCAGTGTCTTCTTGAGCTTAAGAAGGTATTCTTGTTTAAGCTCTGGATTCTGAATTTGTGAAATCATagttaataaaagattttcttgttcttcacatTTGGATAAAACATTAATTGTTTTTCCTGTAGGTTTGCAACAAGGGTCAGTGCAATTACAATCAAGCTTAATAATGGGAGAATTAGAAGATTCAGTTTCTGAGTGATATTCTGAATCACTAGAACTGAATTCACTCATGTCAGAGGAAGAAGCTGCTTTCATTTCCATGAGTTGGAATAA
This window harbors:
- the LOC122289066 gene encoding carbonic anhydrase 2-like codes for the protein MASLSLEETVLEEVKSETEDHLECFDPVQAIIKGFKYFKQNEFDPNRPFYDELAKGQEPKFLVFACSDSRVSPSIILNFKPGEAFVVRNIANLVPVFDQLKHSGTGAAIEYAVSVLKVPNILVIGHSRCGGIERLMSYPEDNSAPFDFIDEWVKIALPAKKKVKANWGNCSFYEQCKQCEKEAVKLSLTNLMTYPYVREAIANNALKLMGVYYDFVDGKLEVVLFEGTDHFSPPIPAI